The following nucleotide sequence is from Pseudomonas putida S13.1.2.
ACGCCCTGGTCGGCCCTGGCCCCGACTACCTGCCGGCGCAGCTGCGCCAGGCCGACATCCTGATTGCCAACGGCCGCGGCACCGAGGCCTCGCGCCTGCTCGCCGAGGCCCGCGAAGCCCAGCCGGACTACGCCATCCAGCTGTTCCTGATCGAATCGGAAAGCTACAGCAATAACAACAAGGACGCCCAGGCCAGCCAGGTGCTGCAGCAAGCCATCCAGCGCTACCCGGACGACCTCAACCTGCTGTACACCCGCGCCATGCTGGCCGAAAAACGTGACGACCTTGGCCAGCTGGAAAAAGACCTGCGCGCCATCATCGCCCGCGAGCCGGAAAATGCCATGGCCCTGAACGCCCTGGGCTACACCCTGGCCGACCGCACCACTCGCTACACCGAAGCCAAGGCGCTGATCGACAAGGCCCACCAGCTGACCCCGGACGACCCGGCGGTCCTCGACAGCCTGGGCTGGGTCAACTACCGCCTGGGCAACCTCGACGAGGCTGAAACCTACCTGCGCCAAGCCTTCTCCAACTTCCCCGACCACGAAGTGGCTGCCCACCTGGGCGAAGTGCTGTGGGCCAACGGCAAGCGCCGCGAAGCCCGCCAGGTATGGGCCAAGGGCTTCGAAGCCCAGGCCGACAGCCCCATCCTGCGCAAGACCCTCCTGCGCCTGACCGGATCCGAGACCCTTTAACGCCATGTTTTTGCGCCATTGCATCACCTTCACCCTGATTGCCCTGCTGGCCGGCTGTGCCGGCTTCGGTAGCCGCGAGGCCCTGCAAGGTCACGGCGACCCACAACAGTGGCGGGCCCATAAAGAGCAGCTGAGCAACCTTGATGGCTGGCAGATCAACGGCAAGGTCGGCATCCGCGCCCCGCGCGACTCCGGCAGCGGCACGCTGTTCTGGCTGCAGCGCCAGGACTACTACGACATCCGCCTGGCCGGCCCGCTCGGCCGTGGTGCCGCACGCCTGACCGGCCGCCCCGGCGGCGTGGTACTGGAAGTAGCCAACCAGGGCCGCTTCGAGGCCACCAGCCCGGAAGCCCTGCTGGAAGAGCAGCTTGGCTGGCGGCTGCCAGTGTCGCACCTGATCTGGTGGGTGCGCGGCCTGCCCGCCCCCGACAGCAAGAGCAAGCTGACCCTGGACGGTGACAGCCGCCTGGCCAGCCTCGACCAGGATGGCTGGCAGGTGCAGTACCTGAGCTACACCGAGCAGAATGGCTACTGGTTGCCCGAGCGCCTGAAACTGCACGGCAAGGACCTGGACGTGACCCTGGTGGTAAAGGACTGGCAGCCACGCCAGCTGGGGCACTGATTTCATGCACACGCTCACCCTGCCCGCCCCGGCCAAGCTCAACCTGTGGCTGCATATCATCGGCCGCCGCGCGGATGGCTATCACGAGCTGGAAACCGTGTTCCAGTTTCTCGACCATGGCGACGAACTGAGTTTCGCCGTACGTGACGATGGCGTGATCCGCCTGCACACCGAGATCGAGGCAGTACCGCACGACAGCAACCTGATCGTGCGTGCCGCGCGCAAGCTGCAGGCACAGTCCGGCAGCCCGTTGGGTGCCGACATCTGGCTGACCAAGGTGCTGCCCATGGGTGGCGGTATCGGCGGTGGCAGCTCGGATGCCGCTACCACCCTGCTGGCCCTGGCCCACCTGTGGCAACTGGACTGGGACGAAGACCGCCTGGCCGCACTGGGCCTGAGCCTGGGTGCCGACGTACCGGTATTCGTGCGTGGCCATGCGGCGTTCGCACAAGGCGTGGGCGAACAGCTGACCCCGGTCGACCCGGAGGAGCCCTGGTATGTCGTGCTGGTGCCGCAAGTGTCTGTCAGTACAGTAGAAATTTTTTCACATCCACAGTTGACACGTGATTCCCTCCCCCTTAATATGCGCCCCGTTCCCGAGGGAAACAGTCGAAATGACTGCCAACCGGTGGTAGAGCAGAGTTACCCAGAAGTTCGCAATGCGTTGAATTCACTGGGCAAATTCACTGAGGCTCGACTAACCGGCACTGGAAGTTGTGTGTTTGGGGCCTTCCCAAGCAAAGCCGAAGCTGATAAAGTTCTGGCCCTTCTTTCAGCGACCCAAACAGGGTTTGTGGCGAAAGGAAGCAATATTTCGATGTTGCATCGCAAGCTGCAAAGTCTGGTCAAGAAGTCGAGCGCATAAGCGTTCGCAGCAACAGATACAGGGGCGTCGCCAAGCGGTAAGGCAGCAGGTTTTGATCCTGCCATGCGTTGGTTCGAATCCAGCCGCCCCTGCCATTTTCCTTATACTCATCCAGGTATACCCTCAGCCTTCAGGTACTGCGCGTGTCCAAGATGATGGTCTTTACGGGGAACGCTAACCCCGATCTGGCTCGGCGTGTCGTACGTCAGCTGCATATCCCTCTCGGTGACGTCTCTGTCGGTAAATTCTCCGACGGCGAGATCAGCACTGAGATCAATGAAAATGTTCGCGGTAAAGACGTTTTCATTATTCAGCCGACCTGTGCCCCGACCAACGATAACCTGATGGAACTGGTAGTGATGGCCGACGCCTTCCGCCGCTCCTCAGCATCCCGAATCACCGCCGTGATTCCTTACTTCGGATATGCCCGCCAGGACCGCCGTCCGCGTTCGGCACGTGTAGCCATCAGCGCCAAAGT
It contains:
- the lolB gene encoding lipoprotein insertase outer membrane protein LolB, whose translation is MFLRHCITFTLIALLAGCAGFGSREALQGHGDPQQWRAHKEQLSNLDGWQINGKVGIRAPRDSGSGTLFWLQRQDYYDIRLAGPLGRGAARLTGRPGGVVLEVANQGRFEATSPEALLEEQLGWRLPVSHLIWWVRGLPAPDSKSKLTLDGDSRLASLDQDGWQVQYLSYTEQNGYWLPERLKLHGKDLDVTLVVKDWQPRQLGH
- the ispE gene encoding 4-(cytidine 5'-diphospho)-2-C-methyl-D-erythritol kinase, with protein sequence MHTLTLPAPAKLNLWLHIIGRRADGYHELETVFQFLDHGDELSFAVRDDGVIRLHTEIEAVPHDSNLIVRAARKLQAQSGSPLGADIWLTKVLPMGGGIGGGSSDAATTLLALAHLWQLDWDEDRLAALGLSLGADVPVFVRGHAAFAQGVGEQLTPVDPEEPWYVVLVPQVSVSTVEIFSHPQLTRDSLPLNMRPVPEGNSRNDCQPVVEQSYPEVRNALNSLGKFTEARLTGTGSCVFGAFPSKAEADKVLALLSATQTGFVAKGSNISMLHRKLQSLVKKSSA